One Parageobacillus sp. KH3-4 genomic region harbors:
- the grpE gene encoding nucleotide exchange factor GrpE, with amino-acid sequence MEKERDVAQEQATYEQEPPNVERQEEIKEYEGNEHQEKNALEEQEKTREENERHDVQEDGIEEQEKTQEEQNEELAAASAKIAELEAKIKEMENRYLRLYADFENFRRRTRQEMEAAEKYRAQSLVSDLLPALDNFERALKIKAEDEQAKSILQGMEMVYRSVLDALKKEGVEAIEAVGKPFDPHLHQAVMQVEDSNYEPNTVVEELQKGYKLKDRVIRPAMVKVSQ; translated from the coding sequence ATGGAGAAAGAACGCGATGTAGCGCAAGAACAAGCTACATATGAACAAGAGCCGCCAAATGTGGAGCGGCAAGAGGAAATAAAGGAATATGAAGGAAACGAGCATCAGGAAAAAAACGCGTTAGAGGAGCAGGAAAAGACTCGGGAAGAAAACGAACGGCATGATGTGCAAGAAGATGGAATAGAGGAACAGGAAAAAACACAAGAAGAGCAAAACGAAGAATTAGCGGCGGCAAGCGCCAAAATTGCCGAATTGGAAGCGAAAATAAAAGAGATGGAAAACCGCTATCTTCGTTTGTACGCCGATTTTGAAAATTTCCGCCGCCGCACGCGACAAGAAATGGAAGCGGCCGAAAAGTACCGCGCCCAAAGCTTGGTTAGCGATCTTTTGCCCGCTTTGGACAACTTTGAACGCGCGTTAAAAATAAAGGCGGAAGACGAACAAGCCAAATCGATTTTGCAAGGAATGGAAATGGTGTACCGTTCCGTATTAGACGCGCTGAAAAAAGAAGGAGTCGAAGCGATCGAAGCGGTCGGCAAGCCGTTCGACCCTCATTTGCATCAAGCGGTGATGCAAGTGGAAGACAGCAACTATGAGCCGAACACGGTTGTCGAAGAGCTACAAAAAGGCTATAAGCTGAAAGATCGCGTCATTCGTCCAGCAATGGTCAAAGTGAGCCAATAA
- the hrcA gene encoding heat-inducible transcriptional repressor HrcA: MLTDRQLLILQVIIDDFIRSGQPVGSRTLSKKHEISLSSATIRNEMADLEELGYIEKTHVSSGRVPSEKGYRYYVDHLLSPQRLTQEDIQKIKSIFAERIYELEKVVQKSAQILSDLTNYTSIALGPAVKDNKLKRIQIIPLNKQTAVAIIVTDTGHVENHVITVPASVDPSDLEKMVNILNERLIGVPLIDLKDKIYKEVADVLRMHIHNYDSMLKTIADTLDIPQEEKMFFAGKTNMLNQPEFSDIQKVRSLMRMIEQEKDFYRLLRKHNRKGIQVTIGRENQLSGMENCSLITATYSIGKEQLGTIAILGPTRMEYSRVITILNRVASDLSTVLTKWYQNN; this comes from the coding sequence GTGTTAACGGATCGCCAACTGCTTATTTTGCAAGTCATTATTGATGATTTTATTCGTTCAGGACAGCCTGTCGGTTCGCGGACGTTGTCAAAAAAACATGAAATTTCTTTGAGTTCGGCGACGATCCGCAATGAAATGGCTGATTTAGAAGAACTTGGATATATTGAAAAAACGCATGTTTCATCGGGCAGAGTACCGTCGGAAAAAGGCTATCGCTATTATGTCGACCATTTGTTGTCCCCGCAACGTTTGACGCAGGAAGATATTCAAAAAATCAAATCGATTTTTGCCGAACGAATTTATGAACTGGAGAAAGTGGTGCAAAAATCGGCGCAAATTTTGTCTGATTTAACGAATTATACGTCGATCGCCCTTGGGCCTGCCGTGAAAGACAATAAGCTGAAACGGATTCAAATTATTCCGCTGAATAAACAAACGGCTGTGGCGATTATCGTTACAGACACGGGTCATGTGGAGAACCACGTGATTACTGTTCCTGCTTCTGTAGACCCTTCTGACCTTGAAAAAATGGTCAATATTTTAAACGAACGGTTGATCGGCGTTCCGCTTATAGATTTAAAAGATAAAATTTATAAAGAAGTGGCGGACGTTTTGCGCATGCATATTCACAACTATGATAGCATGTTGAAAACCATTGCCGATACGCTGGACATCCCGCAAGAGGAAAAAATGTTTTTTGCCGGGAAAACGAATATGTTAAACCAGCCTGAATTTAGCGACATTCAAAAAGTCCGTTCACTAATGAGAATGATTGAGCAAGAAAAAGATTTTTACCGATTGTTGCGCAAACATAATCGAAAAGGAATTCAAGTAACGATCGGCCGAGAAAACCAGCTAAGCGGAATGGAAAACTGCAGCCTTATTACCGCTACGTATTCAATCGGCAAAGAGCAGCTCGGGACGATTGCTATCCTTGGGCCGACGCGAATGGAATATTCCCGCGTCATTACCATTTTAAACAGGGTCGCTTCCGATTTATCGACCGTATTAACCAAATGGTATCAAAATAACTAA